The sequence below is a genomic window from Microbulbifer hydrolyticus.
CGCTGTTGGCGTTCAAGGGCGACGTATACACCGGGCTTGAGGCAGAAACCCTTGGCAAGCGGGATTTCGCATTTGCGCAAAAGCACCTGCGCATGCTTTCAGGTCTATACGGTCTGTTACGCCCGCTGGATCTGATGCAACCCTATCGGCTGGAGATGGGCACCAAATTCGCCAATGCAGGCGGCAAGAACCTGTATGAATTCTGGGATGGCAAGATCACCGATGCCCTCAACCAGCAGCTCAAGGCACTCAAGAGCCGGGAGCTGGTGAACCTCGCATCCAACGAGTATTTCAAGTCCGTGCAGCCGAAAAACCTTGAGGCGGAGATCATTACCCCGCATTTCAAGGACTGGAAAAACGGCCAGTACAAGATGATCAGCTTCTTTGCCAAGAAGGCGCGCGGCATGATGAGCCGATGGGCCATCGACAACCGGGTGAAAAAGGCCGAGCAGCTGAAAGACTTCGATGTGGCCGGGTACTATTACAGCGCCGAACACTCAACGGGGAATGACTGGGTTTTCCTGCGTGACGAGCAACCGGCCTGACCTGTGATGAGTGAACAACCCTTGCCCGACGCACCGTCCACCGGGCGCAACCGCGGGGCCATCCTCGGCCACCTGCAGCGCCTGCTGGCCGGTCGCCGCCGGGTGCTGGAAATCGGCAGCGGTACCGGCCAGCATGCGGTGTATTTCGCCCCCCGCCTGCCGCACCTGCAATGGCAGACGTCAGAGCGCCGGGAGAATCTGCACGAGGTACAGGCGTGGCTCAAGCAGTGTCCAGCGGACAACCTGCCGCCACCGTTTGAACTGGATGTCACCGGCCCCTGGCCAGCCATTTCGGTCGATACCGTATTTACCGCCAACACCCTGCATATCATGCCCGCTGCGGCGGTAGAGATGCTGTTCCAGCGGTTGCCGCGGGTACTTGCGGAAAACGGGCAATTTATTGTCTACGGCCCGTTCAAGATCGGCGGTGAGTACATAGGTCCGGGCAACGCCGGCTTTGATGATCGGCTCAGGGAGAAGGACGCCTTGCGCGGTATCCGTGACCTGGAGTGGCTGGACCAGCTGGCGGAAGCGCAAGGCCTGCGCAGAACCGAGAACAACTACCTGCCTGCCAACAACCAGTTGCTGGTGTGGCAACGCTAAACCAGAAAACAGGAGTGTCTTATGCCCCCATGGTTTGAAGTTACCGTTTCAATTGCCGCTGCGGTTGCGGCGGTGCTTTTTTTCGCCAAGTACCGCGAGACAGCGGCGGCGCTGCACGAGTCCGAGCGCATGAAACACAAGCTGTCGAAAGAGCTGGACCGCTATCGCGATGTGCCCCAGCTACGCGCCCTGCGCGATGGGCTTATTGGCGAGCGCAATCTGCCGGTGGACGACGAGGGCCGGGAGCACCTGCTGATCCGCAACAGTGCCCGCAAGCTGGTGCACATCACCGTGCAGAAAAACGCGCAGCCGGTGCCGGATGGTGAAGAGGTGAGTTATCGCGCGGGTGGTGAAGAGCGTCGCCTGCAGGAACTAGAGTAGCCGCGCCCTGCCCCCGCCCCCCAAGCCCCACCCGTGGGGCTTTTTGTTATCCGGTCAGGCAACAGGATCAGGCGGAACTGGCGAGGGTTAGCTTCTGGGGGGGGAAATTGAGAGTAAAAGTACTGCCGCGGCCGGGCACGCTGGCCACGCTCATGTTGGCATTGTGGCGAAGCAGCACATGCTTGACGATCGCAAGCCCCAGGCCTGTGCCACCACTTTCCCGCGATCGGCCTGCATCCACCCGGTAAAAGCGCTCCGTCAGCCGCGGGATATGCATCGGGTCAATACCGATTCCCGCGTCCTTCACCGAATAGTGACCGCCGGCAGCATCGGCTTTCCAGCGCAATTCGATGGGCCCGCCATCGGGGCTGTACTTCACTGCGTTGAACGCCAGATTGGCAAACGCGCTGTGCAACTCGCCCGCGTCGCCGGTAAGGATGCAGTCCTCTTCGCAGTGCACTGAAATTTCATGGCGGTCGGCGCTCAGTGAACGCGCTTCCCCGGCCACACGCTCCATCAGCTCCCGCACCGAAACCCGGTCGCGCCCGCTATCGCGCTCTGATGTTTCCAGCCGCGCCAGCAACAGCAGATCGTTTACCAGGCTGGTCATGCGCGCCGTCTGCTCGCTCATCTGTCCCAGCGGCCGGTCCCAGTTTTTTGGCGCCTGGCCACTGGCCTGCAGAGTTTCCAGGTACCCTGCAATCACCGTCAGCGGGGTGCGCAATTCGTGGGAAACGTTCGCCACAAAATCCCGGCGCATCTGCTCCAGATTATGCAGTCGTGTCACATCCCGTACGATCACCAGCGCCTCGTCCTGGCCGAAGCGGGTCACTTCCATTTGCAGTATGCGTGAATCGTCACCCGGCGCCGGCAGCGTAATCGGCTCTTGGTAACGGTCGAGTTGTCCCTGCATGCGTTGGTACATGTGCTCGACAAAGCGCGGGTCGCGCACGAAATTGATCAGTGGCTGGCCCGCATCGTCCGTCTGTAACCGCAGCATCTGCCCTGCCGCCGGATTCCACCACGCCAGGGTGCCTTCGTCTTCCAGCGCCACAATTCCCTCGCGCAGCGCACTGGTACTGTCCTGTACCCGGCGCAGCATGGAGTGCAGCTTCTGCTTTTCCTTGCGGTGGCGGCGCTGCAGGCGATAGAAATCGTCGGAAATATCCCCCCATACCCCGAAGCTGGTCGGTGCGGGACCGCGACGGCCGTTGGCAAGCCAGCGGTCGAACTGGCGTTGTTGCCAGAGCAACCAGAAGAGATAGACGCTGAGGCCGGCACAAAGCGCCAGCCACCAGTGGCCGGTCGAGAAACCGAAAATGGTGGTGCCGAGGGCGATGACGATAAAGCGCGAGAATTCGCCAATACTGCGATCGAGCATGATGGTTGGGCCATCTGTTTAGAGTTGGGAGTTGCGCGCAAAACAGAGCAGGTAATACGCGAAAACCTTAGCGAAGGCGGAGTGCCGGGTGCCTCCGGGCTCTAACGGAGCCCCAGATTCTTTCAGGGATTAGGATTACACCCTTTCCACGGTCTGTACAGAAAAGCGGTAACCGGTGCCGCGCACTGTCTGGATATAGCGTTCGTGACCGTCAATGGTCAGCGCCTTGCGCAGCCGGCGGATGTGCACGTCTACGGTGCGCTCCTCAACGTACACGTTGCCGCCCCACACATGGTCCAGCAACTGCGTGCGTGTATAAGCGCGCTCCTGGTGGGACAGGAAAAAGGTCAGCAGGCGAAACTCGGTGGGGCCCATTTCCACAGGGTTGCCGTTGATCGTCACCCGGTGGCTGACCGGATCCAGAACCAGACCGCCCGCGGTCAGCGGCTCTTCCGGCGTACTCGGGCCCGCACGACGCAATACTGCCTTCAGGCGCGCGACCAGCTCCCGGGGGGAAAATGGCTTGGTGATGTAATCGTCTGCACCCGTCTCCAGCCCCTTGATCTTGTGATCCTCCTCACCCTTCGCCGTCAGCATGATGATTGGCAGTGAAGCGGTCAGCTCATCCCGCTTCAGGCGGCGCGCAAGCTCGACACCGGAGACGTCTGGCAGCATCCAGTCCAGCAGAATCAGGTCCGGCTTCTCATCGATGATCAGGGCGTGGGCCGCCTGGGCATTCTCCGCCTCCAGGCAGCGGTAATCTGCCATCTCGAGGGCTACACGCAACATATCCCGTACCGGGGCTTCGTCGTCGACTATGAGAATCGTCTTGCTGTGCATCGTTCTGCCATACCCTAACTGATGAGTGCGCCATTCAACTGACACTTCCTAGAGTGGCCATTTAACGTCACTTTAATGACAAATATATGACAGGAGGGCGCCGATCACGACCCATCGGGGAACAGGCTCGAATCAGTTCGCCAGAAAGTGGAAAAAAATTCCCATGAAAATGGTTGCCCCAACCCAGTTGTTGTTCAGAAATGCCTTGAAGCAGTCATCCCGTTGCCGCTCCCGCACCAGCCACTGCTGATAGCCAAACAGCCCCGCGGCGACCGCCAGGCCACAGTAATACAGGGCACCCAGCGACTCGCGGCTGCCCAGCATCAACAGTGCCAGAATCACCATCACTTGCAGGCTGGCGGTCATTACCCGGTCCATGTCACCAAACAGGATCGCGGTGGATTTGACCCCGATCTTGAGGTCATCGTCGCGGTCTACCATGGCGTAAAAAGTGTCGTAGGCCACCGTCCACAACAGGTTGGCAGTGAACAACAGCCACGCCACCGCCGGCACCTCGCCGGTGGTCGCGGCAAACGCCATCGGGATTCCCATGCTGAACGCCGAACCGAGAACCACTTGCGGCAGGTGCGTGTAGCGCTTGGCGAAGGGATAACAGAAAGCCAGCGCCAGCGCCGGCAGTGACAGCAGGACGGTGAGCTTGTTGGTGGTGAGTACCAGCAGGAAGGCGAGCAACATGAGGCCGCCGAACAGCATCATCGCGCCTTTCGGGGTGGCTGCTCCGGTGGCGAGCGGGCGCTGGTTGGTGCGCTTTACATGGCCGTCTATGTTGCGGTCGGCAAAGTCGTTGACCGCACAGCCGGCAGCGCGAGTCAGGATCACACCGAGGGTGAAGACAACGAACAGGTGCAAGCCGGGCCAGCCCTTGGCGGCAATCCACAGCGCCCACCAGGTGGGCCACAACAGCAGCAGAGAGCCGATGGGCCGGTCCAGCCTGACGAGCTGCCAGTATGGGAGGGCGGCGGGCCAGCGCTGCTGGATCTGTTGGCTGATCATGGTTTCTCTCTTGTTATTGGCCGTTGTGTTCAGGCCAGGGGTGCTTTGTGGGGATTGAAGCTGCTTAGGAAGGTCTCCGCAACCAGTAGTGGTTTGTCGTGCAGCCAGAACGTGGAGCGGCGTCCCCAGGCCTGGGGCTCCATCGTATCCAGTTCCGCCTGTTGGCAGCGCGGGTTGCGCGCAAGGCGATTGAGGACGATGGGGCCGCGGCGGATGTCAGGCTGGCTAAACAGGAGTTCGCCGAGTGGGCGGTTATCGAGGTTGCGCAGGTAGCGGGATTTGCCGCCGAGGGTGCGTTCCGGGAGTACACTGCGGGCATACACCCACGGCTGTTCGTCGCTGCCGTAGAGGAGCACTTCGCGCACCAGCGCACGGGTTCTCTCTTTCAGGTTGAGGGCGCGGCGCTCTTCGAGGTTGGGTTGCTGCCAGCCCTGACTGAGTATCTGCACGCTAAACTCGCCGTGGCTCAGATGTTTGAGTGCGGCGGTGAGGGAGCCGGGATGCAGCAGCCACGGCAGCAGCTGCTCCGGGGGCGTATGTCCGTGGAGGCTTTCCAGGGGTTGTGGATGCCAGTCACCGATGGCCAGGAAAGGTGACTCGTAGGGGGCGTGGTACAACGCAGACTCCGCGCAGGTTCAAATAACCGCATTGTACCCGACCGGCGCTGCGGGGAAACGGGGGGAACTTTGCCCAGACCGGATGCGACCGATATAGTTGCGCGACTCCTTCGAATAAATTGGGGGCGGTGCCGGTTGCCGCACCTTCGCGTCACGTATAGTGGCCTAATTGAATAATTCCAGTATTTGCTGGAGCAATGACAGGATGGACCATGGGGCTCACCAAAAAAATTGTACTGGCCATGATCGCGGGGATCGCAGTCGGCCTGATCTGCAATGTTCTCAATACCAGCCAGGTGCTGGGGGCCGGGGTGACCGGTTTTATCAATAATTACCTGACCAATGGTCTGTTCGACATTATCGGCCGGATATTCATCGCCTCGTTGAAGCTGATGGTTGTGCCGCTAGTGCTGGTTTCGCTGATCTGTGGTTCCTGCGCCCTTTCGGAAGGTAGCCGTGTGGGGGTACTGGCGGGCAAGACGGTGCTGTTGTATCTGGTAACCACAGCTGCGGCCATTTCGCTGGCGCTGCTGCTGGCCATCGTGATTCAGCCCGGGGCGGGTATGGAGGGCATCGCCGGGGATGCTGCTTTTGAGCCGCAGCCCTCGCCACCACTGTCCGAGGTGCTGATCAATATCTTTCCCACCAACCCGGTGGATGCGATGGCAAAAGGCAACATGCTGCAGATCATCGTGTTTGCACTGTTGATGGGCTATGCAATTTCCCGCAGCGGCAAGCCCGGCCAGCGAATTGCCGGTTTCTTCAATGACCTGAACGATGTGATTATGCGCATGGTCGGTGTGCTGATGGCATTTGCGCCCTACGGTGTATTTGCGCTGCTGGCCACCAAGATTGCATCGCTCGGCTTCGATGCAATCCTGCAACTGATGAAGTACTTCATGGTGGTGTTGGCGGCACTGCTACTGCATGCCTTCGGGGTCTATTCCATCCTGCTGAAGCTGCTGTCCGGCCTGAACCCGGTGCAGCTGTTTAAGAAGATGCGCCCGGCGATGGTGTTTGCCTTCAGTACCGCCTCCTCGGCGGCGACAATTCCGGTGACGTTGTCCACAGTAGAGAAGCGCCTGGGCGTGGATAACAAGGTGGCGTCGTTCACCATTCCGCTGGGGGCGACCATCAATATGGATGGCACCGCGATCATGCAGGGGGTGGCGACGGTATTCATCTCCCAGCTGTACGGTATCGAGATCGGCCTGATGGGTTATCTGACCGTGATCCTGACTGCGACCCTGGCTTCTGTGGGCACCGCGGGCGTGCCCGGTGTCGGCCTGATCATGCTGGCCATGGTGCTTCAGCAAGTGGGCCTGCCGCTTGAAGGAATTGCGATTGTGATGGGTGTGGATCGCCTGCTGGATATGGTGCGCACGGCGGTGAACATTACCGGGGACTCGGTGGTGAGTGCGATCGTGGCGAAGAGTGAGGGTGCGCTGAATGTGGAGACCTTCAATGATGCCAACTACAGCAGTGTCGCGAACGGTAGTGAGGGTCGACAGGCAGCTTCCTGATCTGAAGTTGGCCCAGAAAAAAGGGCGAGCCGGTAGCCGGCTCGCCCTTTTTATTTTCTATGTGGTTTTACATTGCAGCCATGGCTCGCAACTCGTCGGGATCCAGGTTGTCTTCCATGGATTCCACCAGCTCATCTACCAGCTCGCTGAGCGCTTTCTTGATCGCCTCTTCGGTATTGTCCTCGCTAGCGCGGCCATCGTGGTAGGTGCGTACCAGGTATTTTTCCTGCACCTTGAGGTCGTCGATACTGACAAGCTGCTCGCGCAGGGGTGTGCCGCTGCGATTGGTCAGCGCGTAGCGGAATTCACCCGTCAGGGTCACTTTGCCCTGCTCTAGATCGTAATCGTCCTTCGGCTTCATTGCGTTGAGGTGTTTGATTACCTTGAGGTCGAAGCTGTTCTGGAGATTCAGCACCCCATCTTTATCAACCAACGGTATGTCTTCGTCGTTCAGGTATTCGTACAGTTCCCGAGCCAGTTCGCTGTGCAGGTACTGGGTGTAGCCGCGTACCGCCTGCTGTTTGAGCTCAGCAAGGCCGCCGCCAGCAGTTGCCTGGGCAAGCATAAGCTGCAGGTTGCCACTGGAAACCGGCATGGGGACATCTAGCTGGATGCTGGAGGGGGCTACGACAAGGCTGGGCGTGTGTTCTTCACCGCCCCAGAAACCACCCTGGGCCGCCGCCTGAGCGGACATACCGATACCGAGCAGACCGGCGATCGCCAGTCGGCACAATTTTGATGCTCTCATTCATCTATTCCGTGTTTTATTTTTATGCCGGGATTTTATTTATTACGGGCGAATAGGCTCGCCCTATATTTATGCGTTAACTGGCACAGGCTGCCATTATTTGCTGGGAAGGGCAAAATTTTTCCGTGACCTGTGCGTCGATAGCGGTCTTTTTTGTGCGCTGGGTCTCGGCGGAAAGCTTGCGTTTGGGGTAGGTCCGGCTGGGAGCCAGGGATTGGAGGGGGTGGGGAGGCAGTGCGGAAAAGATCCGGTTGGTGAACGCGTGCTAACGAGCAGGCTTTCCCGGCCGGGGCTTTAGCCCCGGCCGACAAGCTCGCGCAGGCTGTCTGCTTCGAGGTCGTCTTCGATGCGATCGATGATCCGTTTAACCAGGTTGTCCACCATCTTGTCCAACTCCGCTTGCGTGTTGTCTTCGGCCTCGCCGCTGCCCAGTGGTGTTTTGATCTGGTACTTGCCCTTTAACCTCAGGTCGGCGATATCCAGTCGCTTTTCCGCAAGTACCCGCCCGCTCGGTGCGTTGAGGCGAAAATGGTAGTCGCCGCTCGCGCTCAGGTTGCCTCGTTCCACTTCGTAATCACCACTGTTCTTGAGGCCGCTTAACTGCTTGACCACAGAGATGTCGACGCTGTTGTAGAGCGTCAATGAGCTGTTGTCGGTGATCAGGGGGACTTCTTCGTCGGCGAAGAACTCCCGCAGCGCCCTATCCAGCTTGCGGCGCAGCTGATCGCTGAAGGCCTGAATCGCCTTGTCCCGGGTGGCGCTGAGTCCTTTGTCTGATGTGGCCTGCGCGAGCAGGGCGTCAAAATCATTGCCCTGTAGTGGGGTGGGAATTTCAGCGGCGATTTCCATTTGCGCAAGGGTCAGGTGGGGAGCGGGGCTATCGCTACCGCCGAACAGGCCCTGGGCCCAGCACGGAGTGGTGAGCAGCAGCGCGATCAGTGCCGAGGAGCGCTTGATGAATGTGTTCAAGAGTGTTTTCCGGTGATGTTCGTTGTTCGTGTGAACAGGCTCTGGTGACGCCAGGGGTGGACTCATTGTCCGGTGTCCAGGTAATTGGAGTTACCGCTCTGGAATTCCCGTTAAGGCGGGCGTTCCCGGCCCTTTTTATTGAGGCTGCCACCACTGGAACGGGAGTGCAAAATTATTGATGACCGGCAATGACCAATTGGTCGTGGCAATAACAGGAGTCGCAAAAAAGCGCGCGGCGGTTCGCAAAATACGTGATCTGTCCGAAATGGAGGAGCCTGGATCAGGCCTCGGCGAAGCGGGGTTTGTTGTGTAGCCAGCGGCGTATCAGGCCCGCGCGGCTATCGGGGTCGAGCTGTGGTGCGGCCGCGATTTTCTGTACCTGTGGCAGCAGGTGGGCATCGCGCTGCAGGTCGGCGATGCGATGCTGTATCTCGCCGGTCTGGCGGGTGCCGAGGATTTCACCGGGGCCACGCAGGCGCAGGTCCTCCTCGGCAATGGCGAAACCGTCGGCATGGCTGCGCAGGGCCTGCAATCGGGCGCGGCCGTTTGCGGAAAGCGGCGTGCTGTACATCAGTACACAGTGGCTGGCGATACTGCCCCGCCCGACGCGACCGCGCAGCTGGTGTAACTGGGCGAGGCCCAACCGCTCGGGGTTTTCGATGATCATCAGGCTGGCATTGGGTACATCCACGCCCACTTCGATGACCGTAGTTGCCACCAGCAGATCGACCTCGCCGGCCTTGAACGCCTTCATCACGAGGTCCTTGGCATCCGGCTTCATGCGTCCGTGAACCAGTGCCACGCGTACCCCGTCGAGTGTGTCTGCCAGTTCCTCGGCGGTGGATTCTGCGGCCTGCGCCTGCAGGGTTTCCGATTCCTCGATCAGGGTGCAGACCCAATACGCCTGGCGTCCCTCACGTACCGCACCCTGCACCCGCGCCATCACGTCATAGCGGCGCTCGTTGGAGATGGCCACGGTATTGATCGGCTGGCGTCCTGGTGGCAGCTCGTCGATTACTGAACAGTCCAGATCGGCAAACGCGGACATCGCCAGGGTGCGGGGAATCGGGGTGGCGGTCATGATCAGCTGATGTGGCTGGGTACGTACTTCGCCGTTCGATGCGCCCTTCTCCCGCAACTGCAGTCGTTGGCGCACGCCAAAGCGGTGCTGTTCGTCGATGATCACCAGTGCCAGCCGATGGAACTCCACTCCCTCCTGGAACAATGCGTGGGTACCCACCACGAGCTGGGCTTCGCCGCTGTGGATGGCCTCCAGCTGGGCGCGGCGCTCCGCCGCTTTCATGCTGCCGGTCAGCCAGGCGACGGTGATACCGAGGGGTTCGAGCCAGCCACAGAAATTGATGCGGTGCTGCTCTGCCAGGATTTCCGTGGGCGCCATCACCGCGCATTGGAAACCGGCACCGATTGCCTGTAGTGCCGCGCGCGCGGCAACCAGGGTTTTGCCTGCGCCCACATCCCCCTGCAACAGTCGCATCATGGGACGCGATCCGGCCAGGTCTTCGGCGATCTCCTCGCCAACCCGTTGTTGCGCGTTGGTGGGGGTGAACGGCAGGCGCGCATTGAAATCCTGCTCGAGGGCAGCATTCGGAGCCAGTGCGGGTGCTGCGACTCTTGCGGCGGTGCGGCGCAGCTCCAGCAGACTGAGGTGGTGTGCCAGCAGTTCCTCGAGCGCGAGTCGCTGCTGTGCGGGGTGTTGCCCCTCGCCAAGCTGCGCCAGGTCAGCAGCCGCAGGAGGCTGGTGCAGATACATGAGCGCGCCCGCCAGCGGCATCTGCAGTTTCTTGGGCAGCAGTTCGGCGGGAAGCAGTTCGGTGACATGGCCATCGGCGAGCCAGTCCAGCCCCTGGCCGATCAGCGCGCGCAGGCGGCCCTGCCCCAGACCCTCGGTCAGGGGGTAAATGGGCGTGAGGGTATCCGCCGTGGGTGAAACATCTTCCCCCAATATTTCGGTTTCAGGATGATAAAGTTCTACGCCAGCGCTGCCGCGCCGGGCTTCACCGTAGCAGCGCACCCGGGTGCCGGGTGCCAGGCGGCTCTTCTGGGCGGCGGTGAAGTGAAAGAAGCGCAGAGTGACACTGCCGGTGGCGTCCTGCAGGCGGACCGCGAGACTGCGTCGGCGTCCGAATACCACGTCGGCGGCGCGCACTTCCCCCTCGATCACCGCATCCATGCCGGGACGCAGGCCCGCCAGTGGGATCACGCGGGTGCGATCCTGGTAGCGGGCGGGCAGGTGGAACAGCAGATCCTGCAGGGAGCTGATATGCAGTTTGGCGAGTGTCTCCGCCAGCTTGGCGCCTACGCCCTTGAGGGCAGTGACCGGGATTTCCGCCAGCGGTTTTTGCGATGGGTTGCGCGGTCGGTTCACGGACTCTGTAATTGGCACTGGTTGATGGCGTCGCGCAGCATGTCGATGGCGCGGTGACGGGGGAAGCTGGCGCGCCAGGCAAGGGCCACGGTGCGCTGGGGCGCCGGTGCAACGAACGGGCGGGTTACCAGCACGCCGGTGGCATACTGGGAGGCGGCTGCTGCGGACAGCGGCAGCACCGTGATGCCCAGGCGCGACGCCACCATGTGGCGCAGGGTTTCCAGCGAGCTGCCATCGGCAGCGGTGCGGATATGGCCGTTGCCGGCCTCTTTCTCGATGGACTGCTGCAGCTGCGGGCAGGCTTCCAGTACCTGGTCACGGAAACAGTGGCCCTCCCCCAGCAGCAGAACATTGTCTTCACACAGCTGTTCCGGTTTGAGTGCGTCGTACTGGGCCAGCGGGTGGTCCGATGGCATCAGCACCACAAAGGGTTCGTCATACAGCGGTTGGGTAACCACGTCCGGTTCGGTAAATGGCAGTGCGAGGATGACCGCATCCAGCTCACCCTTGCGCAGGCGCGCTCGCAGGGTGGAGGTATAGCCCTCTTCCACATACAGCGGCATCTGGGGCGCGCGCTGCTGCAGCTGGGGAATGAAGTGCGGGAACAGGTAGGGGCCAATGGTAAAGATGGCGCCTACGGACAGCGGGCTGCTCAGCTGGTCCTTGCCGGCGCTGGCGATGTCCTTGATTGCGGCGGACTGTTCCAGCACCAGCTGCGCCTGGGCAACAATGCGCTCACCGAGCGGCGTGGCCTGCACGCGGGTCTTGGAGCGTTCGAATAATGCGACACCCAGCTCCTTTTCCAGCTTTTTGACGGCGATGGACAGGGTCGGCTGGCTGACAAAACAGCGCTCGGCGGCGCGGCCGAAGTGCTGCTCCTGAGCCAGGGTGACAATGTAGCGCAATTCATTCAGTGTCATGACAAACGCAATCAGGTAAAACTTGGCGATAGAGTTTATTCATAAATACCCCCGGGCGGCCAGTAAAACTGAAATCACGGTGTATGAATGTCTCAATCTAGAAAAAAATGCTATTAGCTCTGTTTATGGTTAGTAATTTTTGCTATTAACATGCAATTGTTGTCGGTAGCATGGCGCTTTTTTTGCTATATGTGTAAAGGCAAGTGTTAAATCACACAAAGCGGAGAAACGCTCTATGGGAATCTTGTCTTGGATTATATTGGGCCTGATCGCAGGTGCGCTCGCCAAATGGATCATGCCCGGCCCCGACCCCGGTGGCTGGATCGTGACAATGGTGATCGGTATCGTCGGCGCATTTATCGGCGGTTGGCTCGGTTCACTCGTCGGGATTGGTGGTCCGGTAACCGGCTTTGCCATTGGCGACATCATCACGGCGGTCATAGGTGCTGTGGTGCTGCTGTTTATCTACCGGATGGTAAAGTCTCGTAGTTGACGTCCTGTTACTTCATTAGTTGTGTGCGGGGCGCGCAAAGTGCTGCGGGCCCCGTTCACAGATTGCGGTTGGCAAACAGGTTATAAAGTGGTTTGCTGACTGAAAATTCGCGCAGTTCATAAAAACTATTCGCTAACGGGGTTGGGTTTTACCTGACACCGTGTATTGTGGGGCCGGCATTCGGTACCCCGGGGGTTGATTCAAGCGGTTATGACAAAGGAAAAAGTCTGGATCTTCGGTTGTGGTGATCTGGGGACTCGTCTGGCATTGAAGCTGGATCGCAAGGCGTACGACGTATTCGGCGTGCGACGTAATCCATTACAGGCACTCTCACGCAAGCGTCGCGCGGACGTGGTCAACTGGCGCCGTGGCGATGCCACCAAGCCGGAAGACATCCAGCGGCACCTGAGCAACGGTGCCGATATTGTCATCGCCACATTTACGCCGGGAGCGAGTTCGCCCCAGGCGTATCAGCGCGCTTACGTGGAAACCGCCACGGCCATGCGCACCGCCCTGGCAGCGATGGAAACCCCTCCCCGCCTGTTCCTGTGGATATCTTCGACGCGTGTATACGGCCAGAGTGGCGACCAGTGGCTGGATGAGCGCTCTCAACCGCTGCCCGGCAGCTATCAGGGCGAAGCCCTGCTGAGTGCGGAGAAGATTGCCCAGTCCTCTGTGACCGAAACCTGTGTGGTGCGCTTTGCCGGAATTTACGGTCCCGGCCGCGACCGCTTGCTTTCCCAGGTTCGCGCTGGTCGTTGTGCGCCGCCCTCCCCGCCGCAGTTCAGCAACCGGATCCATGTGGATGATGCGGTGGGCTTTCTGGCACACCTGATCGAGGGCCAGAAAAAAGGCATGGCGCTGGAGAAGCTGTATATCGGGGCCGACTGCACACCGGTGCCCATGTACGAATTGCAGAGCTGGCTGGCGAAATCCATGGGCTACACCAGCGCTCACCTGCGCGAGGAAGTGGCTACCAGCGAGCGTCGCTCCAAGAAGATGAGCAACAAGCGCATGCTGGATAGCGGCTATGAAATGTTGTATCCGGACTACCGGGCGGGCTACAGCACCCTGCTGGAAAACGACTGATCTTCTGAATCTGCGCCGCGCATTCGCGGCGGCGCAAGCTCTCTTTTCAATACGGTGGCTCAGATCACCAGTATCGCTTCGGCCTCAAACTGTGCCCCTTTGGGCAGTTCACTTACCCCGACCGCCGCGCGTGCGGGGAATGGCTTGGTAAAGACTTCCTCCATCACTTCGTTGACGGTGGCAAAGTTGCTCAGGTCCGTGAGGTAGAGGTTCAGTTTGACGATATCGTCCAGAGAACCATTGGCGGCCTCGCACACAGCCTTCAGGTTTTTGAAAACCTGTACCGCCTGCTCGCGGAAGTCGTCCGAGATCAGTTCCATGGTCTCCGGTACCAGGGGGATCTGGCCGGATAGATAGATGGTGTTATCAACCTTGACTGCTTGCGAGTAGCTGCCGATTGCGGCCG
It includes:
- a CDS encoding NAD-dependent epimerase/dehydratase family protein yields the protein MTKEKVWIFGCGDLGTRLALKLDRKAYDVFGVRRNPLQALSRKRRADVVNWRRGDATKPEDIQRHLSNGADIVIATFTPGASSPQAYQRAYVETATAMRTALAAMETPPRLFLWISSTRVYGQSGDQWLDERSQPLPGSYQGEALLSAEKIAQSSVTETCVVRFAGIYGPGRDRLLSQVRAGRCAPPSPPQFSNRIHVDDAVGFLAHLIEGQKKGMALEKLYIGADCTPVPMYELQSWLAKSMGYTSAHLREEVATSERRSKKMSNKRMLDSGYEMLYPDYRAGYSTLLEND
- a CDS encoding RidA family protein, producing MPNRAVIKTDKAPAAIGSYSQAVKVDNTIYLSGQIPLVPETMELISDDFREQAVQVFKNLKAVCEAANGSLDDIVKLNLYLTDLSNFATVNEVMEEVFTKPFPARAAVGVSELPKGAQFEAEAILVI